GCTCTTCTGGAATGCCCTGCGGGTCACCGTCTTCTTCTCCCTGATGTACGTGCCCAGCGTGGTGGTGGCCGGCCTGACCTCGGCCGTGCTGCTTAACCGCAGGATTAGCGGTCAGTTCATATTCAAGGCCCTGGCCTTCATCCCCGTCCTGAGCGCCTGGATCATAGTGGGCGTGGTCTGGTTCTTCATCTACCACCCCGACCACGGCATCGTGAACGCGGTGCTTCGCATGCTCGGCCTGCCTACGGTGGCCTGGCTGGGCAACCGCACCACGGCACTGCCAGCACTGGCGGTGGTGGGCTTGTGGAAGAACTTCGGCTGGTACGCGGTGCTCTTCCTGGCGGGGCTCCAGGACATCCCCGTCGACCTGCACGAAGCGGCCGCCATTGACGGGGCCTCCGTGTGGAAGACCTTCTCGCATGTGACGCTGCCGCTCCTTCGGCCCACTATGGCTCTGGTCACCATCCTGGCCGCCATCGGAGCCTTCCAGGTCTTCGACCTCGTGTTCGTCATGACTGACGGCGGCCCGGTGTACGCCACTCAGACGTTCAGTTACTACATCTACCTGCAGGCGTTCAAGTCGTTCAAGATGGGATATGCCGCCACCATGAGCTTCGTGCTCTTCGCCATCATCCTCGTACTCACCATCATTCAGCTTCGGATCCTCCGCCCGAGTGCGGAGTTCTAGCCGGTGGCGGCCGGGCACGCGACCGCTTCCGTGACGCACCATGACCTGAGGGAGTAGCCAATGGGATCATTCCCCAGGAGTGCCGGCGCCAGGCCCCTGCATCAGGCGCCCGGTCGAGCTCGGTGGCTAACGCTGGGCAAGCGCAGTCAGAAGCGCTTCGCCGACGCTACCACGTACGTTCTCTTGTTGGGCATGGGACTGGTCTCCATCTTGCCCCTATTGTGGATGCTATCCACGTCCCTGAAGCGCAGCAACGAGCTGTACGTCTTCCCGCCGCAGTTCATACCGGCTGAGCCTACTCTGGCCAACTACCTGGAGCTGGCTCGCTTCGGCATCCTTACCTCGCTTCGAAATAGCGCCATAGTCGCCACGTCGGTGACTCTCATCGTGGTCTTCACCTCGGCCTTGGCAGGTTATGCCTTCGCCAAGCTGTCCCTGCCCGCTGGGGAGCTCCTCTTCATCCTGGTCCTCAGCGGCCTGATGGTACCCTGGGAGGTGATCGTCATCCCTCTGTTCATCTTCGTGGCCAGGCTCGGCTGGTCCAACACCTTCCATGGCATCATTCTGCCCATGTGCGCCAGTCCCTTCGGGGTGTTCGTCATGCGTCAGTTCATGCTCAGCATGCCCAGCGAACTGCTTGATGCCGCCCGCATTGACGGCGCCTCAGAGTACGGGATCTTCTCCCGCATCGTCTTGCCGCTCACCAAGCCGGCCCTGGCCGCCTTGTCCACGCTCGTCTTCCTGGGCGCCTGGAACAACTTCCTCTGGCCGCTACTCACCACCAGCCGCACGGACATGCGGGTGCTGCCGGTAGCCATTGCTCTGTTCAAGCAGGAGTTCACCGCCAGCTACGGCCCCATGATGGCGGCCGCCACCGTCGGGTTCCTGCCCATGCTCATCCTGTACCTGGCGTTCCAGCGTTACTTCGTTCAGGGCATCACCCTGTCCGGTCTCAAAGGCTAGGGGGAGCGCCGCCGGTGGCGGCCCACCCATGAAGGCTAGAAGCACTGCATCGGAGGCACAGATATGCTCGCCAGAGGGGTCGTGTTCACAGCGCCGGGCGAAGTGGAAGTGTGGGACATCGAACTGCCGGAGCCCGGACCGGAGGAGGTACAGATTCGCGTTCTCTACTCCGGCATCAGCATCGGCACGGAGAGATGGATCCTGCTGAATCAGTACAAGGGCGTGACCTATCCGCTCGTGACCGGGTACCAGTACTGCGGCGTCATCGAGCGGATGGGGTCGGCGGTGAAAGGCTTCAGCGAGGGCGACGTGGTGTTCAGCCGGCACACCCGGCTGCTCGG
This DNA window, taken from Anaerolineae bacterium, encodes the following:
- a CDS encoding sugar ABC transporter permease, whose protein sequence is MAVSGTRSRRRGLSQRRRLSLIGLTFASPALLLFVLFLGLQVAFAFYVTFNHWTTMRPPEWAGLANYRRIFSDKLFWNALRVTVFFSLMYVPSVVVAGLTSAVLLNRRISGQFIFKALAFIPVLSAWIIVGVVWFFIYHPDHGIVNAVLRMLGLPTVAWLGNRTTALPALAVVGLWKNFGWYAVLFLAGLQDIPVDLHEAAAIDGASVWKTFSHVTLPLLRPTMALVTILAAIGAFQVFDLVFVMTDGGPVYATQTFSYYIYLQAFKSFKMGYAATMSFVLFAIILVLTIIQLRILRPSAEF
- a CDS encoding carbohydrate ABC transporter permease, whose amino-acid sequence is MGSFPRSAGARPLHQAPGRARWLTLGKRSQKRFADATTYVLLLGMGLVSILPLLWMLSTSLKRSNELYVFPPQFIPAEPTLANYLELARFGILTSLRNSAIVATSVTLIVVFTSALAGYAFAKLSLPAGELLFILVLSGLMVPWEVIVIPLFIFVARLGWSNTFHGIILPMCASPFGVFVMRQFMLSMPSELLDAARIDGASEYGIFSRIVLPLTKPALAALSTLVFLGAWNNFLWPLLTTSRTDMRVLPVAIALFKQEFTASYGPMMAAATVGFLPMLILYLAFQRYFVQGITLSGLKG